A single genomic interval of Spinacia oleracea cultivar Varoflay chromosome 6, BTI_SOV_V1, whole genome shotgun sequence harbors:
- the LOC110784397 gene encoding methylsterol monooxygenase 1-2, which translates to MLPYTTIGEAEAALNRSLTFAETLWFNYSANKSDYFLYCHNIVFLFVIFSLIPIPLVVAELLRAANVERYKIQPKVRLSFAEIMDCYKTVMKMFFFVVGPLQLVSYPSVQLIGIRTGLPLPSGWEILIQLAVYFVVEDYTNYWVHRFLHCKWGYENIHKVHHEYTAPIGFAAPYAHWAEILILGIPSFLGPALVPGHMITFWCWIATRQIEAIETHSGYDFPWSPTKYIPFYGGAEYHDYHHYVGGQSQSNFASVFTYCDYIYGTDKGFRYQKKVLAKLKEESSSNGQQNGIKFD; encoded by the exons ATGTTGCCTTACACTACAATCGGAGAAGCCGAAGCAGCGTTAAATCGAAGTCTCACATTTGCAGAAACCCTTTGGTTTAATTACTCTGCTAATAAATCagattattttttgtattgtcACAACATTGTCTTCCTTTTcgtcattttctctctcatcccaaTCCCTCTCGTTGTCGCCGAGCTTCTTCGCGCTGCCAATGTCGAGCGCTACAAAATCCAGCCTAAAGTCAGATTATCGTTTGCTGAGATCATGGATTGTTATAAGACCGTTATGAAGATGTTCTTCTTTGTTGTGGGCCCTCTTCAACTCGTCTCCTATCCTTCTGTTCAG TTGATTGGGATAAGGACAGGACTGCCATTGCCGTCAGGGTGGGAGATATTGATCCAATTAGCTGTATATTTCGTAGTTGAAGATTACACAAACTATTGGGTGCATAGGTTTTTACATTGCAAATGGGGGTACGAGAACATTCACAAGGTGCACCATGAGTATACTGCTCCAATTGGTTTTGCAGCACCGTATGCACATTGGGCTGAGATTTTGATCCTTGGGATTCCATCGTTTCTTGGCCCTGCATTGGTTCCGGGTCACATGATTACGTTTTGGTGTTGGATTGCTACGAGACAGATTGAGGCGATTGAAACCCATAGTGG ATATGACTTTCCATGGAGCCCCACTAAATACATCCCATTTTATGGTGGTGCTGAGTACCATGATTACCATCATTACGTTGGAGGACAAAGCCAAAGCAATTTCGCTTCAGTCTTCACCTACTGTGATTACATCTATGGGACTGATAAG GGATTTCGTTACCAGAAGAAGGTCCTTGCCAAG TTGAAAGAAGAATCAAGCAGCAATGGCCAACAAAATGGGATAAAATTCGATTAG
- the LOC110784318 gene encoding uncharacterized mitochondrial protein AtMg00810-like, giving the protein MGFVIAKNDTSLFTFKHGEDMTYLLLCVDDIILCTSSDALCGRLIFHLKTKFSMSDLGPLNYFLRNFLSRNPTYMILCQQKYEHKILECADMKTCKPNATPVNTNAKLSADVGPPVADPTQYPRLAGALHYLTFTRPDIVYSVQQVYLFMHDPREPHLYALKRILRYIQDTIDLRLHLYPISTLRLITYTDADWGDNLISWSTKRHPTLSRSSAEAYCNPVQQQHTKHMKMDIHFVREKVTMDQVRVLHVLSRYQFADIFTKSLPQQLFLDFKSSLSVRPPSTTTAGVR; this is encoded by the exons ATGGGTTTTGTCATTGCAAAAAATGACACCTCTTTGTTTACTTTTAAGCATGGTGAAGATATGACTTACCTATTACTTtgtgttgatgatattattttgTGCACCTCATCTGATGCTTTGTGTGGCCGATTGATATTCCATTTGAAAACAAAGTTCTCGATGTCTGATTTGGGGCCTCTGAATTactttttgcgaaattttttatCCCGTAATCCTACTTATATGATTCTCTGTCAGCAAAAGTATGAACATAAAATTTTGGAATGTGCAGACATGAAGACTTGTAAGCCTAATGCCACTCCTGTTAACACCAATGCAAAGCTTAGTGCAGATGTCGGTCCTCCTGTGGCGGACCCAACTCAGTACCCCAGACTGGCAGGTGCTCTACATTACCTTACTTTTACTCGCCCTGACATTGTCTATTCGGTACAACAAGTGTATCTTTTTATGCATGATCCACGGGAGCCTCATTTGTATGCATTAAAGCGTATCCTGCGTTATATTCAAGACACCATTGATCTCAGACTACACTTATATCCTATTTCTACTTTGCGCTTGATTACTTATACTGATGCAGATTGGG GTGACAATCTTATTTCGTGGTCTACTAAGCGTCATCCTACTCTTTCTAGGTCAAGTGCAGAGGCATATTG CAACCCCGTCCAACAACAGCACACCAAACATATGAAGATGGACATCCATTTTGTTCGCGAGAAAGTGACGATGGATCAGGTACGGGTGTTGCATGTTCTTTCGCGATATCAGTTTGCAGACATTTTCACAAAGAGTCTTCCTCAACAATTGTTTTTGGATTTCAAATCCAGTCTTAGCGTACGACCTCCTTCCACTACGACTGCGGGTGTGCGATAG
- the LOC110784335 gene encoding uncharacterized protein has protein sequence MATFSGMLSNSSVLGYNNGNPMLSFRNRMSIEANTGGLVTCKFVPKWDLRAEIHYSHKKQVRPRFSMSRGGKYGLKFDDECDDDPFWLHFSKETIRGLKSLVAFLVHQPGQLKYIEWPSFKDTLRTATLTLVLVAGLIVALSSIDAALSYVLALLLQKPA, from the exons ATGGCTACTTTTTCTGGGATGTTGTCAAATTCTTCAG TTTTGGGTTATAATAATGGCAATCCAATGCTTTCATTTCGAAATCGAATGTCGATTGAAGCCAACACTGGGGGCTTGGTTACTTGTAAATTTGTACCAAAATGG GATTTAAGGGCAGAGATCCATTATTCTCACAAGAAGCAGGTTCGACCTCGGTTTTCGATGTCTAGGGGAGGAAAGTATGGTTTAAAGTTTGATGATGAGTGTgatgatgacccattttggctACATTTCTCTAAAGAAACAATCAG GGGTTTGAAATCATTGGTTGCGTTCCTTGTTCATCAACCTGGGCAGCTGAAGTACATAGAATGGCCGAGTTTTAAGGATACG CTGCGAACTGCCACCCTCACCCTTGTACTTGTTGCCGGGCTGATTGTTGCCTTGTCTTCAATTGATGCTGCACTTTCTTATGTGTTGGCACTACTTCTGCAAAAACCTGCATGA
- the LOC110784398 gene encoding pentatricopeptide repeat-containing protein At4g22760, translated as MPLSQVSTILSKCLTVNHAKQIHAQLVVNSLGDVEAELVCQLAASLRSFTPADVRYVQTILRYLQHPDCFSWSCVIRSLAQHGQFKEAFSLHVQMQRLGIHPSTFSLSSSLRSCARIPFKIGGVSIHAQVHKYEILKSVYVQTALLDFYSKLGDMKAAKKVFDEIDQKNVVSWNSLLAGYLKYKDLSMAKQLLDQMPFKDIVSWNSMLSGYARSGDMDKAYFLFQQMPDKNLASWNAMVSGYVECGKIDMARRFFDAMPQRNSISWISIISGYSKCGDVDAAQNLFIDMPKKDVRLFNAMIACYAQNSRPKEAIQLFNDILERKLIDQPDKMTLASVLSACSQLGDLDRGSWIESYMRRLGIEVDDHLATALLDLYAKCGSIDKAYELFHGLAKKDLVSYTAMIVGCGINGKSHDAIKLFEEMLDVNISPNLVTFTGILTAYNHAGLVEEGYRCFNLMSKFGVMPSADHYGIMVDLLGRAGRVEEAYELIKSMPILPHSGVWGALLLACRLHNNVELAEIAAQHCFNLENDKAGYSSLLANIYASNDRWDDVNKMKKKLNRVGSARIPGSSWV; from the coding sequence ATGCCTCTATCACAAGTGAGTACAATATTGAGCAAGTGTTTAACAGTAAACCACGCTAAACAAATCCATGCTCAGCTTGTTGTTAACAGTCTTGGTGACGTTGAGGCTGAATTGGTTTGCCAACTAGCTGCATCTCTCCGCAGTTTTACTCCAGCTGATGTTCGCTATGTTCAAACTATCCTGCGATACCTTCAACATCCGGACTGCTTTTCTTGGTCTTGTGTTATACGTTCCTTGGCTCAACATGGACAATTCAAAGAGGCATTTTCTCTTCACGTTCAAATGCAAAGGCTGGGAATTCATCCGAGCACATTTTCTCTCTCGTCTTCTTTGAGATCATGTGCTCGTATCCCTTTTAAGATTGGAGGCGTATCCATTCATGCACAGGTCCACAAATATGAAATCCTTAAAAGTGTCTATGTGCAAACAGCTCTTCTGGATTTTTATTCTAAACTGGGTGATATGAAGGCTGCAAAGAAGGTCTTTGATGAGATAGACCAAAAGAATGTGGTTTCTTGGAATTCGCTGTTGGCAGGTTATTTGAAATATAAAGATTTGTCAATGGCAAAACAGCTGCTTGACCAGATGCCGTTCAAAGATATTGTTTCTTGGAACTCGATGCTTTCTGGCTATGCAAGATCGGGAGATATGGATAAGGCATATTTCTTATTCCAGCAGATGCCTGATAAAAATTTAGCCTCTTGGAATGCCATGGTAAGTGGGTACGTGGAATGTGGAAAGATAGACATGGCACGGAGATTTTTTGATGCCATGCCTCAGAGAAACAGCATTTCTTGGATAAGTATAATTTCCGGTTACTCAAAATGTGGGGATGTTGATGCTGCTCAGAACCTTTTTATCGATATGCCAAAGAAAGACGTGCGGTTATTCAATGCAATGATTGCTTGCTATGCTCAAAATAGCCGACCAAAGGAAGCAATTCAGTTGTTCAATGACATTCTAGAGAGAAAGTTGATTGATCAACCTGACAAAATGACTTTGGCTAGTGTTTTATCCGCTTGTTCTCAGTTAGGAGATTTGGATCGCGGCTCTTGGATAGAGTCGTATATGAGAAGACTTGGCATTGAAGTGGACGATCATTTGGCTACAGCACTATTAGACTTGTATGCCAAGTGTGGAAGTATTGACAAAGCTTACGAGTTGTTCCATGGCCTAGCTAAGAAAGATCTAGTTAGTTATACTGCTATGATAGTAGGATGTGGGATAAACGGCAAGTCTCATGATGCTATCAAGTTATTTGAAGAGATGTTAGATGTCAATATTTCCCCAAATTTGGTCACATTTACTGGGATTTTGACTGCCTATAACCATGCTGGTCTCGTTGAAGAAGGCTATCGGTGCTTTAATTTGATGAGTAAGTTCGGGGTGATGCCTTCTGCTGATCATTATGGAATCATGGTTGACCTTCTGGGAAGGGCTGGAAGAGTAGAAGAAGCATATGAACTGATTAAGAGCATGCCAATTCTACCTCATTCTGGAGTTTGGGGTGCGCTGCTTCTTGCGTGCAGATTACACAACAATGTTGAGCTTGCAGAAATTGCAGCACAACACTGCTTCAACTTAGAAAATGATAAAGCTGGCTATTCCTCGCTTCTTGCCAATATTTATGCGTCGAATGATAGGTGGGACGATGTTAATAAAATGAAGAAGAAATTGAACCGTGTGGGATCAGCACGGATTCCTGGTTCTAGTTGGGTATAA
- the LOC110784396 gene encoding PWWP domain-containing protein 5: MPDYLGRMVSKIDPTLETDVHYVPVNGSPGANLVSTPRQVGDRELDKPSLPLKSFYEGVDKGPEYEQGLLLLENLEHSPANVLGVDTHMEDIQEEPEQAVYTGVVKSLEEQEVDYELVSDSAKPRSKEEKNDKGASPKPGSFSIDHHISYHLPSDHEGKFAVYDLVWGKVKSHPWWPGQIFYPSDSSETAMKYYKKDCYLVAYFGDRTFAWNEASVLKPFRNHFSQAERQNNSEAFQNAVSCALEEVARRVELGLACSCLCEETYGKIKYQIVENSGIKEESSKREGVDRSTDVDSFQPDKLIEYVRALALFPSSGVERLELVIAKAQLLAFNQLRGSAALPEFQYYEGLVEYDADTIPRNQGMSGEVEHVEQKTRVITKTGPRKRKHSLNDVVHQRIKEKNMTELMGGTTYYLDGEFDSHEEDDFILPSPSAGAKRKSPGFFTDDFTIPQSRKTVSVAKVVHTTSPNPQQSFKVGDCIRRVASQLTGSSAILKRCSEGSNNKQLGDGADEVSEPPSDTLTESTSKQSSLDVMLSQLRLSAREPMKRYSFLGDILSFFSEFRNLAVITQRKRMRKGAGRKKKPSVSVVGSPETFEFDDRNDSYWTDMVVQDKDMVVQNKDKAKPARHSQKRKVERVVSGGHEKPLQPNPRKNSRKQFYHGDHDSVPAIPTGNQKQLDLPTELWLNFGDMGSVPSEVNLNKMFRCFGPLKESETEIDMQSSRARVVFKKRTDAEVAYSSAASYNIFGSTTVNYQLNNTPFVSVRSSPLALTNEKENAT; this comes from the coding sequence ATGCCTGATTATCTTGGAAGGATGGTTTCAAAAATAGATCCTACTTTGGAAACAGACGTCCACTATGTTCCTGTTAATGGCAGCCCAGGGGCAAATTTGGTTTCTACTCCCAGACAAGTTGGAGATAGAGAATTAGATAAACCATCTTTGCCGCTCAAGTCATTTTACGAAGGTGTAGATAAGGGACCTGAATACGAACAAGGACTTTTACTGCTTGAAAACCTGGAACATAGTCCGGCAAATGTTCTTGGGGTTGACACACACATGGAGGATATTCAGGAAGAGCCAGAACAAGCTGTCTATACTGGTGTAGTTAAGTCGCTGGAGGAACAAGAGGTAGATTACGAGTTAGTTTCTGATTCTGCAAAGCCTCGGAGCAAGGAAGAAAAAAACGACAAAGGTGCATCTCCGAAGCCTGGAAGCTTTTCGATAGATCACCATATTAGCTATCACCTACCATCTGATCATGAAGGTAAATTTGCAGTCTATGATTTGGTTTGGGGCAAGGTGAAGAGCCATCCTTGGTGGCCTGGTCAAATATTTTACCCTTCTGATTCCTCAGAAACGGCTATGAAATATTATAAAAAGGATTGCTATTTGGTGGCATATTTTGGAGACCGCACATTTGCCTGGAATGAAGCGTCAGTACTAAAGCCGTTCAGGAACCATTTCTCCCAGGCAGAGAGGCAAAACAATTCAGAAGCATTTCAAAATGCTGTGAGCTGTGCTTTGGAAGAGGTTGCAAGAAGGGTTGAATTGGGGCTGGCTTGCTCTTGTTTATGTGAAGAAACCTATGGCAAGATCAAATATCAAATAGTTGAGAACTCTGGGATTAAGGAAGAGTCAAGTAAGAGGGAAGGAGTAGATAGATCAACAGACGTGGATTCTTTTCAACCTGATAAACTCATTGAGTATGTAAGAGCTCTAGCACTTTTCCCAAGTAGTGGCGTTGAACGTCTAGAGCTTGTAATAGCAAAAGCTCAGCTGTTAGCTTTTAATCAACTGAGAGGTTCTGCTGCATTACCTGAGTTCCAGTATTACGAGGGGTTGGTGGAATATGATGCTGATACAATTCCTAGGAATCAGGGAATGTCTGGTGAAGTTGAACATGTAGAACAAAAGACCAGAGTCATTACCAAGACAGGCCCTCGCAAACGGAAACACAGTTTGAACGATGTTGTGCACCAAAGGATAAAGGAGAAAAACATGACAGAATTAATGGGTGGGACGACTTATTACCTTGATGGTGAATTTGATTCACACGAGGAAGATGATTTTATTTTACCTTCCCCTTCTGCTGGTGCTAAGAGAAAATCTCCAGGGTTCTTTACAGATGATTTCACCATTCCGCAAAGCAGAAAAACTGTTTCTGTAGCTAAGGTTGTACATACAACATCTCCAAATCCACAGCAATCCTTTAAAGTTGGTGATTGTATTCGCAGAGTTGCAAGCCAGCTGACAGGATCATCAGCAATCCTCAAACGCTGCAGCGAGGGAAGCAATAACAAGCAGTTGGGGGATGGTGCTGATGAAGTATCAGAACCTCCTAGCGATACTCTGACGGAAAGCACCTCAAAGCAATCTTCTTTGGATGTGATGCTCTCACAGCTTCGCTTATCTGCACGAGAGCCCATGAAAAGATACAGCTTCTTGGGTGACATTCTCAGCTTTTTCTCTGAATTTAGAAATTTAGCTGTCATAACTCAGAGGAAAAGAATGCGCAAAGGAGCGGGCAGGAAAAAGAAGCCTTCTGTGTCTGTTGTTGGATCCCCTGAGACTTTTGAATTTGATGATAGAAATGACTCCTATTGGACAGACATGGTTGTTCAAGATAAAGACATGGTTGTTCAAAATAAAGACAAAGCTAAACCAGCACGACATAGTCAAAAGAGAAAGGTTGAACGAGTTGTTTCTGGTGGTCATGAGAAGCCTCTTCAACCGAATCCCAGAAAGAATTCCAGGAAACAATTTTATCATGGTGATCATGATTCAGTTCCTGCAATACCAACAGGGAACCAGAAGCAGTTGGACCTGCCAACAGAGCTTTGGCTGAATTTTGGTGACATGGGTTCTGTACCTTCAGAGGTGAATTTGAACAAAATGTTCAGGTGTTTTGGGCCTCTAAAGGAATCAGAGACAGAAATAGATATGCAAAGTAGTCGTGCTAGAGTGGTGTTTAAGAAGCGTACAGATGCTGAAGTTGCTTATAGTAGTGCTGCGTCATACAACATTTTTGGGTCAACAACAGTCAATTACCAGCTTAACAATACACCTTTTGTTTCCGTCAGAAGTTCACCCCTTGCATTGACTAACGAAAAAGAGAACGCGACTTGA